TTGCTTTAAAGGAATGATCAATCAAATTGCTAAACTAGTCTATGTTAACCCAAATGTTAATCTCTTAGAACATGTGTCCCTCGCTGGATGTAGGACATCACAGTTTGAATTACATTAACATGATCTGGAAAGTCAAGTGATTATATATCTTGAAGACCACATGTTAAAGACGCATTACCCACCTCACTTATCATGAACTGAAAATAATAGAACATAATCCTGAGTTTGAGCTTTTGTCTTTCAACTTTGGTTGCTTTCTTGTCATCCATGCTTATCTTTAACAGTTGATATTCCAAGACACATTTCCTATTTTCGGATGgtgaaactcaaattaatatttttacttAGATATGTAGCACTTGTCTTACCAGTTATCATGCAAGGATAATCGTGTTTTTGCAAATATTCTCTGATGTGTTTTGCTTACAGACAGCtctaattcaagtgttgaagaaGGCTGGTTGTCCATCAGAACGATTGGTAAACCATGCGAATTGCAGGTTTAGGCAGTCAACAGAACACGAATGTGTGCATATTCAGAAAATAACTGAAGCTTCTGGGACGGAAGAGGCTGAGGCTGATGCCGAGTATGATAATTCTCTCAAGAAGGCGATCAAAGGAGTTCAAGATGCTGTGGTTTCCATAAATGAATGCTTGGAAGAAATCAGGTATGAAATCGCAGGCCTTGAAGCCAAATAACTTTTCTTCCATGGGTTGTATATATGGTGAAAGGGAAGAAACTGCCTTGGGGCCTTTAAATACCGCAGCAGCCTATGTACAAATATGGGTTGCAATTTCAATATGTTCTTTTAGTCTTTTTTTGGAAGGTAGATTTCGAAGGATAATACAGTTTGTGACATTTTTTTATGTGATTTTCTTGTTGAACACATCGGCCAAAGTTTTATTATCAATTGAAACCAAAGGTAAATGGTTAATGCTGTGTTCCACATAATGTAGCTTTCTCTTTGAATCTTAGAATTATTTTTATGCCGCCCATAGCTTACCAAGAGAAAAATAACCttttaatttcaatatatttttaaaaaaaaaaaactaaaaacggAAGTACAGTATAGCTTTAAATATTCATTAAACTGACTATTGATTTCATTTTACATTTAGGGGCATTTGGTAGGGGTAATTAGGTGGGTTTAGTTTTTTTAACCCATCTAATCATATATTTGGTACGGGTGATTATTTAATCAAGTCTATtcctcctatgaatgattaggttgtATGAGGTGTGATATAATAATTACTTCTCACTCTTTAAGATTATTTATCTCACTCTTAATCCAtcttatttttccaattttgcctttctcctaaattcaaactcaccactaTTTCCCTACACCGACCGTCGCCGACTGCCGACCACCGACCGACCTCCGACCGTCGCCGACCACTGCCGCCTCCCGCCGACCGATCTTCGACCGTCGCCGACCGTTGCCGCCGCCGCCGACCACCCCTCCTCCTGTCGGCCGACCGCCGGCCGATAGCCGGACCGTCGCCGTCGCCGCAGCAGCTTCCGGCCGGCCGGCCAATCACCACTGCCGCCGCCGCCGACCACCGCCACAAACTTGGAAGGGTGATTTTATCAATTCATCAAAAGATTATTATTTATCTCATtcttaaaaatcataccaaacataatattattttatcattatctACTTCAATCATTctttttgtcattttttttttaatcatttcattaaaaatacaaccgctatttgataaataattaatattataaagaGAACAATGTTAGAAGGACGAAACtgaagaaattaaaataaagattttgatATTTATTTGGTTACatggaaataaataaataaataaatcattattattattattattatcataattttttttaaaataaaataataataattttttttaccttTTACATATAATAtttcccatatatatatatatatatatacatatatatatatatatatatgtcataAAATACTTATCTCACTAAGAATGTTCAAATTTTggtttaaattgaaaaaataaattcaaactaAAGAAATAGAAATCTGAATTTTAAActtcggatataaatgttaacatcaaaatttatatggttcgatatgatttgatttcaaattatatttatcgagagaaaaataaaataaattttaattaaattaataattagattatatattttattagatCATATTCGGTGAATTGtaacttatttaaataattatcgaACCGTTTTTTGTTAGAAACTGGGACCAATGGATTAACTGGTTATGCCAAAACCCAAAAAAGTATAGGAGAACGAATCTTCGTCATGAACAATCTACGAGCGGCGGTGGTAGTGGTTTTCTTTTCCGCCGTGCTTCTTCCTCCACTCAACCGCTACTTCTTTCTGCCTAGTTAATGTCAATGTTGATTTGAAATTTCTGTGTTTCTTTTTTCGGAGATAGTTTATTTATTCCTAGGGTGTTGCAGGATTCGGGTTGCACTTGCGTCGGAGAGAGGTGGCGGATTTGTTGGTCACCAATGGGACCATATACACCAGCGACGTTCTTTTGCCTTTTACTGATTCGATGGCCATTGCCAACGGTCGGATTCTCAGAACCGGGAACTATTCCTCCGTTAAGGTTTATTTTCTGTTTGCAGTAACAATCGTCTCATGAATTTCATTCTAGCTATCAAGGTCTTATGGTCTGTGCTTCTCTTCATTTATTTTATTCAACTGTTTATGCTCTTTCTAATCCTGTGAGTCAACCTTTCCATCCCCGAGTTTCCAACTCGTTGGCTCCCACTGTACCATTCTTTTCTCCACATTATTTGAACTTTCGTGATGGAGGTAAACCATTCTTCTGAGTTTTTTGTCTCATTATTTGATGTGTTTGAATGTAGGCTTTGGCTGGATTGAAGACCAGAACATTGAATCTGGAGGGGAAGGTGGTGTTGCCTGGATTTATCGACTCACATGTGCACTTGATTTTTGGAGGCTTACAGGTTTTCACTCTTTTGCCTTTCGACGGGTTCCACCTTTGGCTTTAAAGAAGCTTAGCGTTGCTCTCCAGCATACATTGTCGTAATACCATAACTTATATGGTGTTTCTTGATCATATCTTGTGCTGGATTTGATTTAGAAAATTGAAAGTTTGAAACAGATGGCTCGAGTGGAACTCCGTGGGGTCAGTAAAAGAGATTTTGTCTATAAGATCAAAGAGGCATTATCAAGTAAGCTGCTTCTTTTTTTGCCCATTTAATCTGATTTTTCTTGACATCAATAATCCCTAACCATTGAAATTGATAGCACTCTGGTACTTCCTACCTAAGACATCGGCTTAACTATCTTTTATTTCCACCTATACAGCTTTTTGGTACTGTTTGATGTATTAGATTTTGAGCACATTTCTGATATGGTGGTTTGAAATATACTAGATATGCAACGCGGCTCATGGTTGCTGGGTGGTGGTTGGAACAATGATCTATGGGGAGGAGAGTTGCCAATGACCTCCTGGATTGATGACATTACTCCTCACAATCCTGTGAGAAGTTTGAATCACATCCTTCTTGTGCTTCGGTGAACTTCGAAGTAGTTTTAGATATTTTTTTGTGCAGGTGTGGCTGACAAGAATGGATGGTCACATGGGCCTGGCTAACTCTCTAGCACTAAAAATTGCCGGAATATCCAATAGCACATTGGATCCAGATGGTGGTGCTGTTATTAGAAAGAGTTTTGGAGGTTATCCTTTTAGGCTCTGAAACTCCACCAAAAATTCCTGATTTGAGTCATCTTTCAGGGAACAGTATTTATGTCACgtagtttattttttttgagtAGCGTTACCAGTGAAACCTCAGCTGAACTGGCTGTCAGCCTTTTTACTGATGGGTCCAACTTTTACGTTGGAGTTGATTAGGTCTATAGAACAACAAACATACTGGATACTGGTGAAAACCTATTATTTTTTACCCTGCTCCTCAGAAATGGTCTATTTGTTAATTCTGTAATCTAGTTTAATGGTTTGTAACTTTGCaagattaaattttgagaaagaGACGGACAAAGAGAAATAAAACATACTAGAGTAGCATGCACGTAAAGCTGTAACAGTTGCCtatcaaaaatatatttgttttgtCCCTTTGCGAGGCAGCTGAAAAGGTAGAGCAATTGAGTTATCTTACTTGGTAAACTTTTTATCATTGTAAATATTCTGGGTATTTGCTTGTTGCGTGGTTTTGTGACTCTGAGTCCTTCATTTTGCTTTATCAATTTCTGTAGCATATGGGATTGTGGATAATACCTcgagttaaaaataaaattacaatGTTTTCAACTTGTAGTGCACAAGAGGTTTTTTAGTTGGTGTGTGTATTCCCATCCAACATGATCAAGAAATTCACTGTGGCGTATGGCTCTCTTCTACATGTCTCTCTAATGAAAGCTTTGGTAATATAATTGACAAGACCTTTAATGTTATTCTGAGAACAACTTTCCCTCTTACTTCTGAAACTTCCATTTCCATCTTTGATTGTTGGAACAGCGAAAAGATTTTTATTGGATTCTCATGCCACTTTATCATGAAATGCAGAACCGACTGGTTTATTGATTGATTCTGCAATGAAGCTTGTTCTTTCCTGCATCCCTGAAGTCTCAACAGTGGAGAGGAGGGAAGCTCTGTTGAGAGCTAGCAATTATGCCTTAATGAGAGGTGTGACCACAGTTGTTGATTTTGGGCGATATTTTCCAGGTGCATCACCAGAGCTTTCATGGGAAGATTTGTCAGGTTCCACTTATAATTTGTTAAGATTTTTGTTTTCTTGTATCAGCAAGTATAAATGGGTCTTTCAGataaaatttattgaaataTAAGGCTTTAAAGTTAAATCAGTATTTATTTTGATGCAAAGGAGAATGAATTGATACAGCCCTGTGCCTGTTTTGCAGAAGATATATCGAATTGTTTTCGGCGTTgcatcagtttttttttttgttctattGTGCGACAGATGTCTACAGATGGGCTGATTCATTAGGAAAGATGAAGATCAGAGTTTGCTTGTATTTCCCAGTGGAGACGTGGACACGGTTACAAGTAATTCTCTATTGATTACAGTTTCTGTTGGTTGATTTTCTTTAATTAGCATGGCAACAAACCTGTAGTTTGGCATGCTAAATAAGTGAATTTATCCTTGATATTTGCTATGTTGTACTGGATATGAACTTATGAGTTGAGAGGTAGACACAAGATTTTGACGTTTGCTTTTTCATTTAGATGTTATCTAAAGTGTAGAAATAATGTTCAAATAGACCTTGGGATTTAATGTTTGTATCTAACTATCTATCAGATTTGAGTCTGAGAATTCATTAGGTTGGCTTGTACCAAAGTTTGAAGTGCCACTATTTCGATGTCCCTGTAGAAACATGTTTTATGTAATTAATCCACACTGCTTTTGTAAATAATAGTTTGACATAATGTTAGCACCTAAGTGTGTGTAATAAGCTTCTCTAACAAGTCTAGGTTAACAATTTTTGCAAAGTAAAATGAGCTTGAAGTGAATCCATGGAATCGGTAACCTGCTTGTAGCCTTGTATGTGGGCCTGGATGCAATAGACTAGTACATTTATTGATCTTGGCTCCAATTTGTAATGGCTTAGTTCTATATCTTGAAAGATTTGAGACAAGGATGTTTATATTCAAAGTGGGTCGATTGTAGTGTTCTAGGATGTGGCATAAACTTTTAATCATAATCGAGTTAGATCATCCATTTAAAACTGCACAAATTCAATGATATTCATTTAAACACTTCCTCTTAAGTCGGTGAATAATATTATCCATTCATGGTTAGGTCAAAATTGAATGAAGTCCTGGATTCTTGAGTCATTTGTTAAGTATATCGAAACATATGGTGTGCAAGTCAAGCACTCTCAAGCTTTACTTTCATGAAATGTCTACCAGTCTTTATTACTTTTATTACGGTATACAATATACACTACCAGATATTAAGCTATACATATTAATTTAATGTTGTCTTGGAGCATAATTGGAACGAAGGAATTACAAAAGCAAGAAAGTATAGGTTAGCGTTAAACCATGAGTTGCACTCAGTCTCATTGCACAATCAAATTTTTTAGTAGTAGTTTTTACCATATGAAGTATTTGGAGCTACGAATGCTTATAGCATCAAGCACTGTTGAAGGGTGTATGGTTTTTCTGATCTCCTTAATCAAATGGCACATCTTATTTCGTTATTATTACCGAGGCTGCCGTTCTTTGAAGGAACTTGTAAAGAAAGCAGGTCATAAGCTCAGCCAATGGATTTACTTGGGTGGTTTGAAGTCGTTTGCTGATGGATCTTTGGGATCTAATAGTGCACTGTTTTATGAGGTGAGAGTGATAACTTTCATTTGCAAATTCCGTATTGAAATCTTAAACTCAACTTTTTCATCACTGAAGTACTTTTCTTAGACTGTGCAACCAGGCACCgagcttcttcttttttttacgAGTATAATTTTCAGAATGTTCTTATGTTTCTGTAGCCATACATTGATGAACCACTCAATTATGGCCTACAAGTGGTAGATGTTGATGTGCTACAAAACATGACACTCTCTTCTGATAAATATGGCCTTCAGGTGTTCTCTATTGTTGTATTAATGTCATTCTCCCCAGAGTTTATTATAAAGATATTCACACTCTAATGATGATTTTTTGTCTCATTCAGGTGGCCGTTCATGCCATAGGTGATAGGGCCAATGGCTTGATCTTAGACATGTACAAGTCAGTAGCATCTAAGAATGGAATGAGGGATCGAAGATTTAGGGTAAATTCTACTGtagtttttctcttttcttgttAGAGCATGGGGGTTTAGGCGACAGGGGTTGTGGATAAGGGAGAGGAGGAGGGGAAGAGTGGGGGTGAGCCAGCAAAGCTAGGGGACAGGACAAGGTGGCGAGTAAGGGGGGGTTGGGGGGTGGGGGTGTGGTGGTTTGTTATACTATTAACATTTCTCTTTGGGGGTGTGGTGGTTTGTTATACTAGTAACATTTCTCTTTGGGGAGGGGGCATAGTTGGTGGTGTTACACGGCTGGATGAGTATTGGGTCGAATCTCAATTGGCTGGGAGGGAAGATTGCAGGGAGGAGAACACAAAACAAGCAGTTTGTTGCCACCATGATGGGGAGGAAAATCACCAATGGTGGGACAGGCGGGTGTAGCATTGAGGGCTGACACGTTGGGTGTGCCATTGACTGGCCAGTCGCGTACAGGGAGGGTGACTTGAGAGATGAGTGTGGGGACTTAATGATGCGACCCTCAATATGATCCACAGGCACTGCGATGGAAAACAAGTCAAAAGCTTTGACA
This Primulina eburnea isolate SZY01 chromosome 2, ASM2296580v1, whole genome shotgun sequence DNA region includes the following protein-coding sequences:
- the LOC140823957 gene encoding protein LONG AFTER FAR-RED 3 isoform X1, with protein sequence MNNLRAAVVVVFFSAVLLPPLNRYFFLPRFGLHLRRREVADLLVTNGTIYTSDVLLPFTDSMAIANGRILRTGNYSSVKALAGLKTRTLNLEGKVVLPGFIDSHVHLIFGGLQMARVELRGVSKRDFVYKIKEALSNMQRGSWLLGGGWNNDLWGGELPMTSWIDDITPHNPVWLTRMDGHMGLANSLALKIAGISNSTLDPDGGAVIRKSFGEPTGLLIDSAMKLVLSCIPEVSTVERREALLRASNYALMRGVTTVVDFGRYFPGASPELSWEDLSDVYRWADSLGKMKIRVCLYFPVETWTRLQELVKKAGHKLSQWIYLGGLKSFADGSLGSNSALFYEPYIDEPLNYGLQVVDVDVLQNMTLSSDKYGLQVAVHAIGDRANGLILDMYKSVASKNGMRDRRFRIEHAQHLAPGTAAKFGDQKVVASVQPDHLLDDADSARKKLGVDRANGGSYLFHSLLTGNGQLALGSDWPVADINPLRSIQTAMKRVPPGWENAWISSERISLNDALNGYTISAARACFLDEDVGSLSPGKMADFVVLSVKSWDEFAVEASASIEATYVGGLAAYSRNHAEDM
- the LOC140823957 gene encoding protein LONG AFTER FAR-RED 3 isoform X3, which produces MAIANGRILRTGNYSSVKALAGLKTRTLNLEGKVVLPGFIDSHVHLIFGGLQMARVELRGVSKRDFVYKIKEALSNMQRGSWLLGGGWNNDLWGGELPMTSWIDDITPHNPVWLTRMDGHMGLANSLALKIAGISNSTLDPDGGAVIRKSFGEPTGLLIDSAMKLVLSCIPEVSTVERREALLRASNYALMRGVTTVVDFGRYFPGASPELSWEDLSDVYRWADSLGKMKIRVCLYFPVETWTRLQELVKKAGHKLSQWIYLGGLKSFADGSLGSNSALFYEPYIDEPLNYGLQVVDVDVLQNMTLSSDKYGLQVAVHAIGDRANGLILDMYKSVASKNGMRDRRFRIEHAQHLAPGTAAKFGDQKVVASVQPDHLLDDADSARKKLGVDRANGGSYLFHSLLTGNGQLALGSDWPVADINPLRSIQTAMKRVPPGWENAWISSERISLNDALNGYTISAARACFLDEDVGSLSPGKMADFVVLSVKSWDEFAVEASASIEATYVGGLAAYSRNHAEDM
- the LOC140823957 gene encoding protein LONG AFTER FAR-RED 3 isoform X2, with product MVCASLHLFYSTVYALSNPALAGLKTRTLNLEGKVVLPGFIDSHVHLIFGGLQMARVELRGVSKRDFVYKIKEALSNMQRGSWLLGGGWNNDLWGGELPMTSWIDDITPHNPVWLTRMDGHMGLANSLALKIAGISNSTLDPDGGAVIRKSFGEPTGLLIDSAMKLVLSCIPEVSTVERREALLRASNYALMRGVTTVVDFGRYFPGASPELSWEDLSDVYRWADSLGKMKIRVCLYFPVETWTRLQELVKKAGHKLSQWIYLGGLKSFADGSLGSNSALFYEPYIDEPLNYGLQVVDVDVLQNMTLSSDKYGLQVAVHAIGDRANGLILDMYKSVASKNGMRDRRFRIEHAQHLAPGTAAKFGDQKVVASVQPDHLLDDADSARKKLGVDRANGGSYLFHSLLTGNGQLALGSDWPVADINPLRSIQTAMKRVPPGWENAWISSERISLNDALNGYTISAARACFLDEDVGSLSPGKMADFVVLSVKSWDEFAVEASASIEATYVGGLAAYSRNHAEDM